The proteins below come from a single Dehalococcoidia bacterium genomic window:
- a CDS encoding undecaprenyl/decaprenyl-phosphate alpha-N-acetylglucosaminyl 1-phosphate transferase, with amino-acid sequence MIATPPLVGYLIVAAVAFAVGTLALPLAHRFGVAQGMIDLPRPGEAQERPLPRSGGYALYAGFFAGLLAAIVLFPRYPGEWLRLAGLVAGALLILPVAYLDDRYRLSPWPQFGMQVAVALVAVLFTIQIDMVRRIELPLLIAVPLTVLWIVGMINTVNFADGVDGLAGGVGAIAALTLFLVSVIQGQHSIAALPLALAAASLAFLRWNFFPSRLILGTSGATLIGFLLAVFSIIGGAKIAAALMVMGLPIADVASVILYRLLQRRSPFKGGDRAHLHHRLLDLGLTQRQVVYLFYALTAFLGGLAISLGAAGSERWPGLIPMAVIVVGVLAYVLSKTWRPARASRR; translated from the coding sequence GTGATCGCCACGCCGCCCCTCGTCGGCTACCTGATTGTCGCCGCCGTCGCCTTTGCTGTCGGCACGTTGGCGCTCCCGCTCGCTCACCGGTTCGGGGTCGCCCAAGGGATGATCGATCTTCCTCGCCCGGGGGAAGCGCAAGAGCGGCCGCTGCCGCGGAGCGGCGGCTACGCGCTGTATGCAGGGTTCTTCGCCGGGCTGCTTGCCGCCATCGTGCTCTTCCCGCGCTATCCGGGCGAGTGGCTTCGCCTTGCCGGGCTCGTCGCCGGCGCTCTTCTTATCCTGCCGGTCGCCTACCTCGACGACCGCTACCGCCTCTCGCCCTGGCCCCAGTTCGGGATGCAGGTCGCTGTGGCCCTTGTCGCCGTGCTGTTCACGATCCAGATCGACATGGTCCGCCGCATCGAACTGCCCCTGCTGATCGCGGTCCCCCTCACCGTGCTCTGGATCGTCGGCATGATCAACACCGTCAATTTTGCCGACGGCGTCGACGGCCTCGCCGGCGGCGTGGGCGCCATCGCAGCCTTGACCCTCTTTCTAGTCTCGGTGATCCAAGGGCAGCACTCGATTGCGGCGTTGCCGCTGGCGCTCGCGGCCGCCTCCCTCGCCTTCTTGCGCTGGAACTTTTTCCCCTCCCGGCTGATCCTCGGCACCTCGGGAGCGACGCTGATCGGCTTCCTCTTGGCGGTCTTTTCGATCATCGGCGGAGCGAAGATCGCCGCGGCGCTGATGGTGATGGGGCTGCCGATTGCGGATGTCGCCTCGGTGATCCTCTACCGCCTGCTCCAGCGGCGCTCGCCGTTCAAAGGCGGCGACCGGGCGCATCTTCACCACCGCCTGCTCGATCTCGGGCTGACCCAGCGTCAGGTGGTGTATCTCTTCTACGCACTCACCGCCTTCCTCGGCGGACTGGCGATCTCGCTGGGCGCGGCGGGCAGTGAACGCTGGCCGGGGCTGATCCCGATGGCGGTGATTGTCGTGGGGGTGCTCGCCTACGTCCTCTCCAAGACGTGGCGGCCTGCCAGGGCGTCGCGCCGCTAG